The region GATGCGTTGACGCCGGCATACCATGCACTTATCACAGTCCTTAAAAGGCCGAAGGAAAGTATTGCAATGGTGATGCCGAGTATGGTAAGAAAAGTGCGCAGTTTGTGCCGGAAGGAATTTTTAAAAATTAGTTTTATTATCTGCATTGTTTAAAACACCCTTATCAAGATTCCTTATGGTATGCGCCTTTTCAGCGGCGCGCGGGTCATGGGTCACCATAATAATTGTCTTGCCGAGCTCGTGCACAAGGCGTTCCATTAGGCCCAGAATTTCTTTGGCAGAGACCCGGTCCAGATCGCCCGTAGGCTCATCGGCAACAAGTATCAGCGGGTCTGTAACAATAGCGCGGGCTATGGCAACGCGCTGTTGCTGCCCGCCTGAGAGCTGTCCCGGATAATGCTCAAGCCTGTCTGAAAGGCTGACGAGATGAAGCGCTGCCTCAGCATGTTCTGCCCTCTGCTTTTTTGTAAGACCTGTAAGCAGCAGCGGCAGCTCAACATTTTCAAAGGCAGTAAGTACAGGGATAAGATTGTAGAACTGGAAGATGAAACCTATATTGGTACTGCGCCACTCTGCAAGCTCTGTTTCTGAGAGTCTCGTTATATCAACACCGCCTACAGTGACGCCTCCCCTGTCAGCTTTATCAATACCGGCTATAAGATTTAACAGCGTGCTTTTGCCTGAGCCCGAAGGACCCATCAATGCCAGAAATTCCCCGTCTGCAATATCAAGATTAATATCCTGAAGAACAGGGAGAATCTGATTCCCCCGGCGGTAAGATTTGTACAGATTTTTTATTTCTACAATAGGCGGTTTGATTTCCATAGATAGCACATACTATTCTTCGCTGCGCCTGTCTGCCGACAGGCACAGCGAAGAATCTTTACTTTTCAGCAATCTTTATCCTTGTGCCGTTTTTCAACCTCTCAGACGGCTTGCTTACGATTCTGTCCCCTGCCGTCAGCCCGTTTGTAATTTCCGTCATGTCTCCAATCTGCACGCCGGTGGTTACCGGCGCTTCAATAATCCGGTTCTCTTTGACGAGAAAGACTGTTTTTTTGCTGCCGCGGGTTGTTATGGATTCAGGCTTAACAGCAGTCAGCGGCTTCATCTCTTCAGGACGCGCCTGTCTTTGCAGGAATGCAACCTTTGCGCTCATTTCAGGCAGGATGCGGTTGTCTTTGTCCAGAAATTTTACCTTTATCATGACTGTTGCCTTGGCACGGTCAGCAGTCGGCACAATCATGTGCACCTCCCCCCTGAATCGTGATTCCGGGAATGCATCCAGAAGTATCTCGCAGGGCTTTCCTAATTTAACCTTTTCAAGATTTGATTCAGAGACATCAACTTCCACCTGCAGGGAGTTCATATCGGCAATGGTGACAACCGACGCCTTTGCATTTGCCGCGGCCCCGAGCGGAGTAACGATATCCCCCACATCGGCGTTTTTAGTTAGCACCACCGCATCAAACGGCGCACGCATGAAGGTATATCCCAAAGACACATCAGCAGAGCGAAGCGCCGCAA is a window of Nitrospirota bacterium DNA encoding:
- a CDS encoding efflux RND transporter periplasmic adaptor subunit codes for the protein MAEEDLSKLKIDKSGVIIGRPQSRKKYYLAAAAACIIFLVILYKQGIISPAVEVEVSNVTQVYPSQTFTLLNASGYVVAQRKAAVASKITGRLISISVEEGNRVKKGDVIARLENEDAAAAKEQAEANLKSSAAGLEQAKAELQEAGLNFSRNKDLFEKGLVSKREYDAADARYKKAGAATAGAEAAVKASVAALRSADVSLGYTFMRAPFDAVVLTKNADVGDIVTPLGAAANAKASVVTIADMNSLQVEVDVSESNLEKVKLGKPCEILLDAFPESRFRGEVHMIVPTADRAKATVMIKVKFLDKDNRILPEMSAKVAFLQRQARPEEMKPLTAVKPESITTRGSKKTVFLVKENRIIEAPVTTGVQIGDMTEITNGLTAGDRIVSKPSERLKNGTRIKIAEK
- a CDS encoding ABC transporter ATP-binding protein encodes the protein MEIKPPIVEIKNLYKSYRRGNQILPVLQDINLDIADGEFLALMGPSGSGKSTLLNLIAGIDKADRGGVTVGGVDITRLSETELAEWRSTNIGFIFQFYNLIPVLTAFENVELPLLLTGLTKKQRAEHAEAALHLVSLSDRLEHYPGQLSGGQQQRVAIARAIVTDPLILVADEPTGDLDRVSAKEILGLMERLVHELGKTIIMVTHDPRAAEKAHTIRNLDKGVLNNADNKTNF